In Halichondria panicea chromosome 13, odHalPani1.1, whole genome shotgun sequence, one genomic interval encodes:
- the LOC135346910 gene encoding U3 small nucleolar ribonucleoprotein protein IMP4-like: MQPLPLALQPTLLESDRATWSKSRQAERMLRRQMRLRREYLYRKSVEDQERGILERKRKIQHAITDGKTIPTELRGEAVAIRKAMKFDDQEREDLAAQTHKDDEYAWAGVEDPKVVVTTSHDPSSRLKQFAKELRLMFPNAQRLNRGNYVMSQLVHACRANDVTDLVIIHEHRGEPNGLLICHLPYGPTASFSLTHTVMRHDIPNVGTMSEAAPHLIFHNFSTKLGGRVQNILKYMFPVPKEDSKRVVTFANQEDYISFRHHVYKKSGVKEVELKEVGPRFELRLYEIKLGTVDQTDVDVEWRLRPYMNTARKRAAISSEQPRP, translated from the exons TTGCGTCGTCAGATGAGACTGCGTCGTGAGTATCTCTATCGCAAGTCAGTGGAGGACCAGGAGAGGGGCATCCTAGAGAGGAAGAGGAAGATACAGCACGCCATTACAG ATGGTAAGACTATCCCGACTGAGCTCAGGGGAGAAGCAGTCGCCATCAGGAAGGCCATGAAGTTTGACGACCAAGAAAGAGAGG aTCTTGCGGCCCAGACTCACAAGGATGATGAGTATGCGTGGGCAGGAGTGGAGGACCCTAAAGTGGTAGTCACCACGTCACATGACCCGAGCAGTAGACTCAAACAGTTTGCAAAG GAGTTGCGTCTGATGTTTCCTAATGCCCAGAGGCTTAACCGTGGTAACTATGTCATGAGTCAGCTTGTCCACGCATGTAGGGCCAATGATGTCACTGATCTGGTCATAATACACGAGCACAGAGGGGAAccaa ACGGCCTACTGATCTGCCACCTgccctatggtcccactgccTCCttctccctcacacacaccgtAATGAGACACGACATACCCAACGTGGGCACGATGTCAGAGGCTGCCCCTCACCTCATCTTCCACAACTTTAGCACCAAGCTCGGAGGAAGG GTCCAGAATATTCTCAAGTACATGTTTCCCGTACCCAAGGAGGACAGTAAGAGAGTCGTCACCTTCGCCAACCAGGAGGACTACATCTCGTTCAG GCACCATGTGTACAAGAAGAGTGGCGTTAAGGAGGTGGAGTTGAAGGAGGTGGGGCCTCGGTTTGAACTGAGAT tGTATGAGATCAAGTTGGGTACGGTGGACCAGACGGATGTGGATGTAGAGTGGAGACTGCGACCCTACATGAACACTGCCAGGAAGAGGGCGGCCATTAGCTCTGAACAACCACGCCCATAA
- the LOC135346892 gene encoding protein sidekick-like — protein MLACAVVLVSLSSLLYTGVAGQSPSQLPSFTLHPQSSVIASGETTNLTCSATGPSPITYGWLRDNSLIGGANVPWYLVLASDAGEYSCLATNTVGTVTSSVANVQQAILTQSFFSTSPLSPYPISVALGQTAVISCGGYTSVPDVRISWEIYDEDGNLPLIGTDKAIAGLNGELFLQDAGSLNNVVYECVVTNRDIGEVVNGFVQVTVQDTQEAPSNPAILSAPQDMVVNQGDSAFFECIVGGQPLAAVDWSFPPGSNPTTKRLMQNSAILRVRSVESGDAGVYTCSASGVGTFTATLSIAGSPVITSPLPSALHTVVYWSPLTLTCGASQSGTWQWFFQGVRVADATGPVLEVSNTGLEDAGVYQCFITNSAGFDSSTALVEVQTIPASITTPLPSPQLAFMERSLQLTCVADGAPPPSYIWTKESVPLANNLAFEVSDSGLLTIVTVDISSGGNYTCVATNAVGDQVVGSASTSTIVTAIEPTVLTSEPGDVFKIQVGTTAMLVCEASSDTAAQVTFSWTKDGQPLQLGARITRVSPSLSGTVRFEAARRSDAGVYVCTVTTLYDGIMGPPVQSTPINLTIIDAPVAPIILSVTPTSSSSLNVQWNFPGSSTILHSYRIELQTVNNGLGWSVIRTQMANLVTVADIEDLTPHTQYSVRIVAVYTEGESTVSDEIGARTLADIPAGPPTEIRAEALNTTTLRFTWQPPVQSNGPLTDYTLQYRLLREQNDVEFSTLTVGSGSAQTFVLGRLQPLERYEYRLAAETSIGVGPFSAVQLADTVANTLEEPPTGPFYTQIWFIVVMVAVVVLLIMSVGGAFLLVAYATKYKSQGTYSFHGQRSSVVSDRNKDNNELADDVFRVSYSTRSKRSVDLELIASRSGIDGETDLESTVVDSYSNPYTPQLSTSSRMNLVPPGPAPGYINPPSFEEAISRPRAHSSHSHHSSMAGKSPAEYWEEEGSKSVLIDEPLTDFEGDSNINSRVVVNGGYQDDYRQQPARHQIHHTGRGHLQVVDFGYDLDENDSIGKPSFASSEVTDATEYSHLQAMGDAAYSHLETPQANSTANATFV, from the exons ATGCTTGCCTGTGCTGTTGTACTGGTGAGCTTGAGCAGTCTCCTCTACACTGGAG ttgctGGACAGAGTCCCTCTCAACTCCCCTCATTCACCCTTCACCCCCAATCGTCTGTCATAGCCTCAGGGGAGACCACTAACCTCACCTGCTCAGCGACTGGCCCCTCCCCCATCACCTACGGCTGGTTGCGAGACAACTCCCTCATAGGTGGAGCCAACGTACCCTGGTATCTTGTTCTGGCCAGTGATGCAGGGGAATATAGTTGCCTAGCGACCAACACTGTGGGAACTGTGACCTCCAGTGTGGCCAATGTGCAGCAAGCAA ttcTTACACAGAGCTTCTTCTCCACTTCCCCTCTCTCCCCTTACCCAATCTCCGTGGCTTTGGGCCAAACAGCCGTTATATCTTGTGGAGGTTATACTAGTGTTCCTGACGTACGGATCTCGTGGGAAATATACGATGAAGACGGAAATCTTCCACTTATTGGGACAGATAAAGCCATTGCTGGACTGAATGGAGAGCTGTTTCTTCAAGATGCTGGTAGCCTGAATAATGTGGTCTACGAGTGTGTGGTCACTAATAGAGACATTGGAGAGGTGGTGAATGGATTTGTTCAAGTCACAGTGCAAG acacacaagaGGCTCCGTCCAACCCAGCCATTCTCTCAGCCCCACAAGACATGGTGGTCAACCAAGGAGACAGTGCCTTCTTTGAGTGCATTGTAGGAGGACA ACCCCTTGCTGCTGTGGACTGGAGTTTCCCCCCTGGGTCCAATCCTACCACGAAACGACTGATGCAGAATAGTGCCATTCTCCGTGTGCGCTCTGTGGAGTCAGGTGACGCTGGTGTGTACACGTGCTCTGCCTCTGGAGTGGGCACATTCACCGCTACTCTGTCCATTGCTG gttCCCCAGTTATCACGAGTCCCCTTCCCTCGGCCCTCCATACTGTAGTGTACTGGTCCCCCCTCACGCTGACATGTGGGGCCAGTCAGTCTGGAACATGGCAATGGTTCTTCCAGGGAGTCAG AGTTGCTGATGCGACTGGTCCTGTGCTGGAGGTGTCCAACACTGGACTGGAGGATGCTGGAGTGTACCAATGCTTCATCACCAACTCAGCAGGGTTCGATAGCTCCACTGCCCTAGTGGAAGTGCAGA cCATCCCTGCATCCATCACCACCCCTCTCCCCTCGCCACAACTAGCCTTCATGGAGCGCTCCCTCCAACTTACCTGTGTCGCAGAcggagcccctcccccaagtTATATATGGACAAAAGAGTCCGTCCCCTTAGCCAACAATTTAGCATTTGAGGTATCTGACAGCGGGTTGCTGACGATAGTAACCGTGGACATCAGTAGTGGAGGTAACTACACGTGTGTGGCCACCAACGCAGTGGGGGATCAAGTAGTGGGATCTGCTTCAACCTCCACTATTGTCACTGCTATTG AGCCGACTGTTCTAACAAGTGAGCCTGGAGATGTATTCAAGATCCAAGTGGGTACAACAGCGATGCTAGTGTGTGAGGCGTCTAGTGACACTGCTGCTCAAGTCACCTTCTCCTGGACCAAGGACGGACAACCACTACAGCTTGGGGCGAG GATAACTCGTGTCAGCCCCTCCTTGTCGGGCACTGTCAGGTTTGAGGCAGCTCGGAGGAGTGATGCTGGAGTGTACGTGTGCACAGTCACTACACTATATGACGGTATAATGGGACCACCAGTGCAGTCTACACCAATCAACCTCACCATCATAG ACGCGCCTGTGGCTCCGATTATCCTCTCAGTGACTCCCACCTCCTCCAGTTCACTGAACGTCCAATGGAATTTCCCGGGCAGTTCCACGATCCTCCACTCGTACAGGATAGAGCTACAAACTGTCAATAACGGACTGGGCTGGTCTGTCATTCGAACACAGATGGCTAACCTAGTAACAGTGGCTGACATTGAAGACCTGACCCcgcacacacagtacagtgtacgtatAGTGGCGGTGTACACTGAGGGGGAGtccacagttagtgatgaGATTGGTGCTCGGACGTTGGCCGACATTCCTGCTGGTCCACCGACAGAGATTAGGGCGGAGGCTCTCAATACAACCACTCTCAGGTTTACCTGGCAG cctcCTGTCCAGTCCAATGGCCCCCTCACTGACTACACACTCCAGTATCGACTACTGAGGGAGCAGAACGATGTTGAATTCTCCACCCTCACTGTGGGCAGTGGATCAGCTCAAACCTTTGTACTGGGGAGACTGCAGCCGTTGGAAAG ATACGAGTACCGTCTAGCTGCTGAGACGTCTATTGGTGTCGGCCCCTTTTCTGCTGTGCAGCTGGCAGACACCGTAGCCAACACACTCGAGGAACCACCGACTGGACCATTCTACACTCAGATATGGTTTATAGTAGTCATGGTGGCGGTGGTAGTTCTGCTTATAATGAGTGTCGGTGGGGCGTTTCTGCTTGTCGCCTACGCCACGAAATACAAGTCCCAAGGAACCTACTCat tccacGGCCAACGGTCCAGTGTAGTAAGTGACAGGAACAAGGACAACAATGAACTGGCTGACGATGTGTTCAGAGTCTCCTACTCCACTCGGAGCAAGAGATCAGTAGACCTTGAGCT gatTGCCTCGAGGAGCGGCATAGACGGTGAAACTGATCTAGAAAGCACTGTTGTCGACTCGTACAGTAACCCGTACACACCACAACTCTCAACAAGCTCTCGGATGAACCTTGTACCCCCAGGGCCGGCCCCTGGTTATATAAACCCTCCGTCCTTCGAGGAAGCAATTAGCCGCCCACGCGCACACTCATCACACTCACATCACAGCAGCATGGCCGGGAAATCTCCGGCAGAGTATTGGGAGGAGGAGGGATCAAAATCAGTGCTCATCGATGAACCTTTGACAGATTTCGAAGGCGATAGTAATATTAATAGTAGGGTGGTTGTGAATGGTGGATACCAAGATGACTATAGACAGCAACCAGCACGACACCAAATACATCACACGGGTAGGGGGCACTTGCAAGTAGTGGATTTTGGCTACGATCTTGATGAGAACGACTCGATAGGAAAACCATCGTTTGCGTCGTCTGAAGTAACAGATGCTACAGAGTACAGTCACTTGCAGGCCATGGGTGATGCTGCTTACAGCCACCTGGAGACTCCTCAAGCTAACTCCACTGCTAACGCCACCTTTGTGTGA
- the LOC135346885 gene encoding uncharacterized protein LOC135346885, whose product MLPRTLPLALVVLLVLCSCGSECLQSTEYQHTIYIDPGNPNSVNDSSCYTNSEEHPCGDINIALAFPDKQHSTIFHLSSNANHKLANNATNMLFTEGSQIAFVGDNGTATVECMEGAGLAFINSTTINITGVSFLYCGAWRPSTSSNFTSNSLQLILIRVGLYFYNCRNVNMSRTGVSNSTEAVGVVMYSVAGENYIGYSHFDNNRISESNTNESGGGGFAVEFNYCKPGDDTCGENSTQTENNSDAVYTFENCSFIFNRAIDQSGENGSANLILPRNEFHYSLGRGGGLSLYFKGTAEKNTITINDCCFSHNSAGWGAGLIIAIADSTIQNVVNVTSSHFTNNDCYVRQSSKGGSGGGVRVSSVVYYTHLMDKLLMRNSVSFKECIFISNRALLGGAISLSYHHQQFSHRHQVFEASISGCSFEFNSARLGSAVSVDNDNYYPKGELGSAYFSSCVFNNNTILYINAEITPYSMGIGALYISEIPVTFEGYMCFHFNNETALAVVGTIVTISDLTDLMFKNNSGSNGGAISLLGIATLNIGKGTSFLFANNFARLNGGAIFNNYIGKEDLRSSVKCFLQYADPFENPNTWDTQFTFDSNQAGKLGHSIFSSTILPCRSRFQDATNNKTNVTDIFCWNSSTWVYKNSKCSKEIHTSPGSFLQEYPNQPIFPGHPFHLKIVATDDLGHNVSPNTVYTAYTSNPHKSEVEPPYTHIANEYVGISGSEDQNITLNLNTAGYRDWKFEVNLEMQKCPPGFVASVPTSYILTSSSDSEYLANSTCKCIGGPKRPNTFRGNLICNEDNMISEIRNGYWIGVVPAYNNTKLYMASTALLHRYTEIDAFPISQRYDRLDYNQCSHLHRTGPLCGECLKNYSTAVNTFDYNCVQCNRNTTNVALNVVAYLGLTYLPYLVIFVIIIYFDIRLMSGPLVGFILYAQLIGSGVIDLTYFKSDDSLHKIRNAYQISYGIFNLNTFSQFMEPFCIRENLNALDVICLDYAVAAFPLLLIIIIRLLMPLKSFKVFKKRRRIGDVSTTVTVNNMNKPTERPLIHAFVSFMFLSYTKFSLTSTKLFTTIDLFDQDGATPNITLVLYAGQYYFGQKDYVLPYGLLAITIFIFVAVLLPLLLLGPLDFMNWLIDQPKFYFLNRYWPTLKINIFLDAFRGCYKTNGKYFTGIYFLFRLIIFLIYVFSSNRVFLRLWQLIFVVLLLMLVVWKQPYQTKFLNYLDSLILFNVVLINSISMFNILPMYGLTILSCSLLLV is encoded by the coding sequence ATGCTACCTAGGACACTGCCGCTAGCGCTAGTAGTTCTTCTGGTGCTATGTTCCTGTGGGAGTGAATGCTTGCAGTCCACTGAATACCAACACACAATATACATTGATCCGGGCAATCCAAATAGCGTCAATGATAGCTCCTGCTATACTAACTCCGAGGAGCATCCTTGTGGTGATATAAATATTGCTTTAGCATTTCCAGACAAACAACACTCGACCATCTTCCATCTTAGCTCTAATGCTAACCACAAATTGGCTAATAATGCGACTAATATGTTGTTCACAGAAGGTTCCCAAATAGCCTTTGTTGGAGACAATGGTACCGCTACAGTAGAGTGCATGGAAGGTGCTGGACTGGCATTTATTAACTCTACCACTATTAACATTACTGGAGTGAGCTTTCTTTATTGTGGAGCATGGAGACCAAGTACTAGCTCAAATTTTACATCGAACAGTTTGCAATTGATTTTGATTCGTGTTGGCCTGTACTTTTACAATTGTCGCAATGTTAATATGTCTCGCACGGGTGTCTCAAACAGTACTgaggcagtgggtgtggtcatgtaCAGTGTGGCGGGTGAGAATTACATCGGCTACTCACATTTTGATAACAATAGGATTAGTGAGAGCAATACAAACGAATCTGGTGGTGGAGGGTTCGCTGTGGAGTTCAACTATTGTAAGCCGGGAGACGATACCTGTGGTGAAAACAGTACACAAACTGAGAACAATAGTGATGCTGTGTACACTTTTGAGAACTGCTCGTTTATCTTCAATCGTGCAATAGATCAATCTGGTGAAAATGGATCAGCAAATTTAATCCTTCCCAGAAATGAATTCCATTATTCCCTTGGTCGTGGTGGGGGACTTTCCCTCTATTTCAAAGGCACCGCAGAAAAAAACACCATTACTATAAACGACTGTTGTTTCAGTCACAATAGTGCAGGCTGGGGGGCGGGGTTAATCATTGCAATAGCTGATAGCACAATTCAAAATGTTGTAAATGTTACAAGCTCTCATTTTACGAACAATGATTGTTACGTTCGTCAATCTAGCAAAGGTGGCTCTGGGGGTGGAGTTCGTGTGTCTTCTGTTGTCTATTACACTCATCTAATGGACAAACTTTTGATGAGAAATTCTGTCTCTTTCAAAGAATGCATTTTCATTAGCAATAGAGCGCTGTTAGGTGGAGCGATATCATTGTCTTATCATCATCAACAATTTTCACACCGCCATCAGGTTTTTGAAGCCAGTATTTCTGGTTGCTCTTTTGAATTCAATTCAGCTAGACTTGGCTCGGCTGTAAGCGTGGACAATGACAACTATTATCCCAAAGGGGAACTAGGATCTGCCTATTTTTCCTCGtgtgtttttaacaacaatacAATTCTGTACATTAATGCTGAAATAACACCGTACAGCATGGGCATTGGTGCCTTGTACATATCGGAAATTCCAGTAACGTTTGAAGGGTACATGTGTTTTCACTTCAACAATGAAACGGCTCTAGCTGTAGTAGGTACCATAGTGACTATCAGCGatctaactgatttaatgtTCAAAAACAACAGCGGTTCAAATGGAGGTGCAATCTCTCTTTTAGGAATAGCTACTCTGAACATTGGTAAAGGTACGTCCTTCCTGTTTGCCAACAACTTTGCTCGTCTTAATGGAGGAGCTATTTTTAACAATTACATTGGAAAGGAAGACTTGCGCTCATCTGTTAAATGTTTTCTTCAATATGCGGACCCCTTTGAAAACCCTAATACATGGGATACCCAGTTCACTTTCGATAGCAATCAAGCTGGTAAACTTGGTCACTCTATTTTCTCCTCAACAATTCTCCCATGCCGCTCTAGGTTTCAAGACGCTACAAATAATAAGACTAATGTGACCGACATTTTCTGCTGGAATAGTTCCACTTGGGTGTACAAAAACAGCAAATGTAGCAAGGAAATTCACACTTCCCCAGGGTCTTTCCTTCAAGAATATCCCAACCAACCAATTTTTCCAGGACATCCATTTCACTTGAAAATTGTAGCTACAGATGATTTAGGTCATAATGTGTCGCCAAATACTGTATACACAGCCTACACTAGCAACCCTCACAAATCAGAAGTTGAACCGCCATATACACACATAGCTAACGAGTATGTTGGTATAAGTGGAAGTGAAGACCAAAATATTACATTGAATTTGAACACAGCTGGTTACAGAGATTGGAAATTTGAGGTAAATCTAGAAATGCAAAAGTGTCCGCCAGGTTTTGTTGCCAGTGTGCCTACTAGTTATATTCTAACGAGTTCCTCTGACAGTGAGTATCTTGCTAATAGCACATGCAAGTGTATAGGAGGGCCCAAACGCCCGAATACCTTTCGAGGCAACTTGATTTGCAACGAGGATAATATGATTTCTGAGATTCGAAATGGTTACTGGATTGGAGTTGTGCCTGCGTACAATAACACTAAGCTATATATGGCAAGCACCGCATTGTTGCATAGGTATACTGAAATAGACGCCTTTCCTATTTCCCAGAGGTACGATCGCCTTGACTACAATCAATGCTCACATCTCCATCGTactggtccactgtgtggtgAATGTTTGAAGAATTACTCTACAGCCGTGAATACTTTCGACTACAACTGTGTTCAGTGCAATAGAAACACTACAAATGTTGCCCTCAATGTTGTTGCTTATCTTGGACTCACATATTTGCCTTACCTCGTCATATTTGTGATTATAATCTACTTTGATATTCGATTAATGAGTGGTCCTTTAGTAGGTTTCATTCTCTATGCTCAGTTGATAGGCTCCGGGGTAATTGATTTGACCTATTTCAAGAGTGATGATTCTCTTCACAAGATTCGAAATGCATATCAAATTTCTTATGGCATATTCAATCTAAATACTTTCTCTCAATTTATGGAGCCATTTTGTATTCGTGAAAACCTTAATGCATTGGATGTGATTTGCCTGGATTATGCCGTTGCTGCTTTCCCCTTACTACTGATAATCATCATTCGCCTACTAATGCCACTCAAAAGCTTCAAGGTTTTCAAAAAAAGAAGAAGGATTGGTGATGTCAGTACAACGGTTACCGTTAACAACATGAACAAGCCCACTGAAAGGCCATTAATTCATGCTTTTGTCAGTTTTATGTTTCTCTCGTATACAAAATTCAGTTTAACTTCAACTAAGCTCTTCACCACTATTGATCTATTTGACCAAGATGGTGCTACACCCAACATCACGCTCGTCTTGTACGCTGGACAGTATTACTTTGGACAGAAAGACTATGTGTTGCCCTACGGCTTATTAGCAATCACTATCTTTATCTTTGTTGCGGTCCTACTTCCCCTGCTCCTGTTGGGACCACTCGACTTTATGAACTGGCTAATCGATCAGCCGAAGTTTTATTTCTTGAACAGATATTGGCCTACTCTAAAAATCAATATCTTTTTGGATGCATTTAGAGGCTGTTATAAAACAAACGGTAAATATTTCACCGGAATATATTTCCTGTTTCGGTTAATAATCTTTCTCATTTACGTATTCTCAAGCAATAGAGTGTTTTTGCGATTATGGCAACTCATATTCGTAGTCCTTTTACTCATGCTAGTAGTGTGGAAGCAACCATACCAAACAAAATTTCTCAACTACTTGGACAGTTTGATTCTTTTCAATGTAGTTTTAATAAATTCGATTTCTATGTTCAACATCTTGCCAATGTACGGACTGACTATCCTTTCGTGTTCTTTGCTCTTGGTGTGA